A genomic region of Mustela erminea isolate mMusErm1 chromosome 12, mMusErm1.Pri, whole genome shotgun sequence contains the following coding sequences:
- the ABL1 gene encoding tyrosine-protein kinase ABL1 isoform X1: MGQQPGKVVGDQRRPSLPALHFIKGAGKKESSRHGGPHCNVFVEHEALQRPVASDFEPQGLSEAARWNSKENLLAGPSENDPNLFVALYDFVASGDNTLSITKGEKLRVLGYNHNGEWCEAQTKNGQGWVPSNYITPVNSLEKHSWYHGPVSRNAAEYLLSSGINGSFLVRESESSPGQRSISLRYEGRVYHYRINTASDGKLYVSSESRFNALAELVHHHSTVADGLITTLHYPAPKRNKPTIYGVSPNYDKWEMERTDITMKHKLGGGQYGEVYEGVWKKYSLTVAVKTLKEDTMEVEEFLKEAAVMKEIKHPNLVQLLGVCTREPPFYIITEFMTYGNLLDYLRECNRQEVNAVVLLYMATQISSAMEYLEKKNFIHRDLAARNCLVGENHLVKVADFGLSRLMTGDTYTAHAGAKFPIKWTAPESLAYNKFSIKSDVWAFGVLLWEIATYGMSPYPGIDLSQVYELLEKDYRMERPEGCPEKVHGLMRACWQWNPSDRPSFAEIHQAFETMFQESSISDEVEKELGKKGVRGVASTLLQAPELPTKTRTSRRAAEHKDPTEVPETPHSKGPGETEPLDHEPPVSPLLPRKERGPQDGGLNEDERLLPKDKKTNLFSALIKKKKKTAPTPPKRSSSFREMDGQPERKANSEEEGRETSNGAPVLTPSDTAEPAKSPKPSSRAGVPNGAFRESGGAGFRSPHLWKKSSTLTSGRLAASEEESGSSASKRFLRSCSASCVPHGAKDTEWRSVTLPRDLQSTGRQFDSSTFGGHKSEKPALPRKRASENRSDQVTRGTVTPPPRLVKKTEDAADEVFRDAGEASPGSSPPSLTPKLLRRQIAGAPSSGLPHKDEIGKSGALGTLVAAEPVPATSRAGPGASGGAGKAPTEEPRARRHKPSSESPGRDKGKLSKLKPVPPPPPPASAGKAGKPSQSQSQEAAGEAGAGGKAKAAAMVVDAVNSDTVKPGPLGEGVKKPGLPSMPKPQSSSKPAGTPTSPAPAPSASPSASSALAGDQPASTAFIPLVSTRVSLRKTRQPPERIASGTITKGVVLDGTEALCLAISKNSEQMASHSAVLEAGKNLYTFCVSYVDSIQQMRNKFAFREAINKLENNLRELQICPATAGSGPAATQDFSKLLSSVKEISDIVQR; this comes from the exons AAGCCCTTCAGAGGCCAGTAGCATCTGACTTTGAGCCCCAAGGTCTCAGCGAAGCAGCTCGATGGAACTCCAAGGAAAACCTTCTTGCTGGCCCCAGTGAAAATGACCCAAACCTTTTCGTTGCACTGTATGATTTTGTGGCCAGTGGGGACAACACCCTAAGTATAACTAAAG GTGAGAAGCTCCGGGTTTTAGGCTACAATCACAATGGGGAGTGGTGTGAAGCCCAAACCAAAAATGGCCAAGGGTGGGTCCCAAGCAACTACATCACACCAGTCAACAGTCTGGAGAAACATTCCTGGTACCACGGGCCCGTGTCCCGCAACGCAGCTGAGTACCTGCTGAGCAGCGGGATCAACGGCAGCTTCTTGGTCCGGGAGAGCGAGAGCAGTCCTGGCCAGAGGTCCATCTCGCTGAGATACGAAGGGAGGGTGTACCACTACAGAATCAACACTGCTTCCGATGGCAAG CTCTACGTCTCCTCAGAGAGCCGCTTCAACGCTTTGGCTGAGTTGGTTCATCATCACTCGACTGTGGCCGACGGGCTCATCACCACTCTCCATTACCCGGCCCCCAAGCGCAATAAGCCCACCATCTACGGCGTGTCCCCCAACTACGACAAGTGGGAGATGGAGCGCACGGACATCACCATGAAGCACAAGCTGGGCGGAGGCCAGTACGGGGAGGTGTACGAAGGCGTGTGGAAGAAATACAGCCTGACGGTGGCCGTGAAGACCTTGAAG GAGGACACCATGGAGGTGGAGGAGTTCTTGAAAGAAGCTGCAGTGATGAAAGAGATCAAGCACCCCAATCTGGTGCAGTTGCTCG GGGTCTGCACCCGGGAGCCCCCATTCTACATAATCACTGAGTTCATGACCTACGGGAACCTGCTGGATTACCTGAGGGAGTGTAACCGGCAGGAGGTGAATGCCGTGGTGCTGCTCTACATGGCCACCCAGATCTCGTCAGCCATGGAGTACCTGGAGAAGAAGAACTTTATCCACAG AGATCTTGCTGCCCGAAACTGCCTGGTAGGGGAGAACCACTTGGTGAAGGTGGCTGACTTCGGCCTGAGCAGGCTAATGACCGGGGATACCTATACCGCCCATGCCGGGGCCAAGTTCCCGATCAAGTGGACAGCGCCAGAAAGCCTGGCCTACAACAAGTTCTCCATCAAGTCCGACGTCTGGG CTTTTGGAGTATTACTTTGGGAAATTGCCACCTACGGCATGTCACCTTACCCAGGAATTGACCTGTCCCAGGTGTATGAGCTGCTGGAGAAGGACTACCGCATGGAGCGCCCGGAAGGCTGCCCGGAGAAGGTCCACGGACTCATGCGAGCGT GTTGGCAGTGGAATCCCTCCGACCGGCCTTCCTTTGCTGAAATCCACCAAGCCTTTGAGACGATGTTCCAGGAATCCAGCATATCAGATG AAGTGGAAAAGGAACTGGGGAAGAAAGGTGTGCGAGGGGTTGCGAGTACTTTGCTGCAGGCCCCGGAGCTGCCCACCAAGACCAGAACCTCCAGGAGAGCTGCGGAACACAAAGACCCCACTGAGGTGCCTGAGACGCCCCACTCCAAGGGCCCGGGAGAGACCG AGCCTCTGGACCACGAGCCTCCTGTGTCTCCACTGCTCCCTCGAAAAGAACGAGGTCCCCAGGATGGCGGCCTCAATGAAGATGAGCGCCTTCTCCCCAAAGACAAAAAGACCAACTTGTTCAGTGCCTTgatcaagaagaagaagaaaacagcccCAACCCCCCCGAAACGCAGCAGCTCCTTCCGGGAGATGGACGGCCAGCCCGAGCGCAAGGCGAACAGTGAGGAAGAGGGCCGAGAAACCAGCAATGGGGCGCCAGTCCTCACACCCTCGGACACCGCCGAGCCAGCCAAGTCCCCAAAACCCAGCAGCAGAGCTGGCGTCCCCAACGGAGCCTTCCGGGAGTCAGGAGGTGCAGGCTTCCGGTCTCCCCACCTGTGGAAAAAGTCCAGTACACTGACGAGCGGCCGCCTGGCAGCCAGCGAGGAGGAGAGCGGCAGCAGCGCCAGCAAGCGCTTCCTCAGgtcctgctctgcctcctgcGTGCCCCACGGGGCCAAGGACACAGAGTGGAGGTCTGTCACACTGCCACGCGATCTGCAGTCCACGGGGAGGCAGTTCGACTCGTCCACATTTGGAGGGCACAAAAGCGAGAAGCCAGCTCTGCCTCGGAAGCGGGCAAGTGAGAACAGGTCCGACCAGGTGACCAGAGGCACGGTGACTCCCCCACCCAGGCTGGTGAAGAAGACCGAGGACGCAGCGGATGAGGTCTTCCGAGACGCCGGGGAGGCCAGCCCGGGCTCCAGCCCGCCCAGTTTGACTCCAAAACTCCTCCGCAGGCAGATCGCGGGGGCCCCTTCCTCCGGCCTTCCTCACAAGGACGAGATCGGGAAGTCCGGTGCCTTGGGGACCCTTGTCGCAGCTGAGCCGGTGCCTGCCACCAGCCGAGCAGGGCCAGGAGCATCTGGGGGGGCCGGCAAAGCCCCCACTGAGGAGCCCAGAGCGAGGAGGCACAAGCCCTCTTCCGAGTCCCCAGGGAGAGACAAGGGGAAGCTGTCCAAGCTCAAGCCCGTCCCGCCGCCCCCGCCACCGGCCTCCGCTGGGAAAGCCGGGAAGCCCTCTCAGAGCCAGAGCCAGGAAGCAGCGGGGGAGGCCGGCGCTGGTGGGAAAGCCAAAGCCGCGGCCATGGTTGTGGATGCTGTGAACAGTGACACCGTCAAGCCCGGGCCACTGGGAGAAGGCGTCAAAAAGCCTGGGCTTCCGTCCATGCCAAAGCCACAGTCGTCCAGCAAGCCGGCAGGGACCCCAACCAGCCCAGCTCCCGCCCCCTCCGCCTCGCCATCAGCATCTTCTGCCCTGGCCGGAGACCAGCCGGCCTCCACTGCCTTCATCCCGCTCGTATCGACCCGTGTGTCTCTTCGGAAAACCCGCCAGCCTCCAGAGCGGATCGCCAGTGGCACCATCACCAAGGGCGTGGTCCTGGACGGCACGGAGGCTCTGTGCCTGGCCATCTCCAAGAACTCTGAGCAGATGGCCAGCCATAGCGCCGTGCTCGAAGCCGGCAAGAACCTCTACACGTTTTGCGTGAGCTATGTGGATTCCATCCAGCAAATGAGGAACAAGTTTGCCTTCCGCGAGGCCATCAACAAACTGGAGAATAATCTCCGGGAGCTTCAGATCTGCCCGGCGACAGCAGGCAGCGGCCCGGCGGCCACTCAGGACTTCAGCAAACTCCTCAGCTCCGTGAAAGAGATCAGTGACATCGTACAGAGGTAG
- the ABL1 gene encoding tyrosine-protein kinase ABL1 isoform X2 encodes MLEICLKLVGCKSKKGLSSSSSCYLEEALQRPVASDFEPQGLSEAARWNSKENLLAGPSENDPNLFVALYDFVASGDNTLSITKGEKLRVLGYNHNGEWCEAQTKNGQGWVPSNYITPVNSLEKHSWYHGPVSRNAAEYLLSSGINGSFLVRESESSPGQRSISLRYEGRVYHYRINTASDGKLYVSSESRFNALAELVHHHSTVADGLITTLHYPAPKRNKPTIYGVSPNYDKWEMERTDITMKHKLGGGQYGEVYEGVWKKYSLTVAVKTLKEDTMEVEEFLKEAAVMKEIKHPNLVQLLGVCTREPPFYIITEFMTYGNLLDYLRECNRQEVNAVVLLYMATQISSAMEYLEKKNFIHRDLAARNCLVGENHLVKVADFGLSRLMTGDTYTAHAGAKFPIKWTAPESLAYNKFSIKSDVWAFGVLLWEIATYGMSPYPGIDLSQVYELLEKDYRMERPEGCPEKVHGLMRACWQWNPSDRPSFAEIHQAFETMFQESSISDEVEKELGKKGVRGVASTLLQAPELPTKTRTSRRAAEHKDPTEVPETPHSKGPGETEPLDHEPPVSPLLPRKERGPQDGGLNEDERLLPKDKKTNLFSALIKKKKKTAPTPPKRSSSFREMDGQPERKANSEEEGRETSNGAPVLTPSDTAEPAKSPKPSSRAGVPNGAFRESGGAGFRSPHLWKKSSTLTSGRLAASEEESGSSASKRFLRSCSASCVPHGAKDTEWRSVTLPRDLQSTGRQFDSSTFGGHKSEKPALPRKRASENRSDQVTRGTVTPPPRLVKKTEDAADEVFRDAGEASPGSSPPSLTPKLLRRQIAGAPSSGLPHKDEIGKSGALGTLVAAEPVPATSRAGPGASGGAGKAPTEEPRARRHKPSSESPGRDKGKLSKLKPVPPPPPPASAGKAGKPSQSQSQEAAGEAGAGGKAKAAAMVVDAVNSDTVKPGPLGEGVKKPGLPSMPKPQSSSKPAGTPTSPAPAPSASPSASSALAGDQPASTAFIPLVSTRVSLRKTRQPPERIASGTITKGVVLDGTEALCLAISKNSEQMASHSAVLEAGKNLYTFCVSYVDSIQQMRNKFAFREAINKLENNLRELQICPATAGSGPAATQDFSKLLSSVKEISDIVQR; translated from the exons AAGCCCTTCAGAGGCCAGTAGCATCTGACTTTGAGCCCCAAGGTCTCAGCGAAGCAGCTCGATGGAACTCCAAGGAAAACCTTCTTGCTGGCCCCAGTGAAAATGACCCAAACCTTTTCGTTGCACTGTATGATTTTGTGGCCAGTGGGGACAACACCCTAAGTATAACTAAAG GTGAGAAGCTCCGGGTTTTAGGCTACAATCACAATGGGGAGTGGTGTGAAGCCCAAACCAAAAATGGCCAAGGGTGGGTCCCAAGCAACTACATCACACCAGTCAACAGTCTGGAGAAACATTCCTGGTACCACGGGCCCGTGTCCCGCAACGCAGCTGAGTACCTGCTGAGCAGCGGGATCAACGGCAGCTTCTTGGTCCGGGAGAGCGAGAGCAGTCCTGGCCAGAGGTCCATCTCGCTGAGATACGAAGGGAGGGTGTACCACTACAGAATCAACACTGCTTCCGATGGCAAG CTCTACGTCTCCTCAGAGAGCCGCTTCAACGCTTTGGCTGAGTTGGTTCATCATCACTCGACTGTGGCCGACGGGCTCATCACCACTCTCCATTACCCGGCCCCCAAGCGCAATAAGCCCACCATCTACGGCGTGTCCCCCAACTACGACAAGTGGGAGATGGAGCGCACGGACATCACCATGAAGCACAAGCTGGGCGGAGGCCAGTACGGGGAGGTGTACGAAGGCGTGTGGAAGAAATACAGCCTGACGGTGGCCGTGAAGACCTTGAAG GAGGACACCATGGAGGTGGAGGAGTTCTTGAAAGAAGCTGCAGTGATGAAAGAGATCAAGCACCCCAATCTGGTGCAGTTGCTCG GGGTCTGCACCCGGGAGCCCCCATTCTACATAATCACTGAGTTCATGACCTACGGGAACCTGCTGGATTACCTGAGGGAGTGTAACCGGCAGGAGGTGAATGCCGTGGTGCTGCTCTACATGGCCACCCAGATCTCGTCAGCCATGGAGTACCTGGAGAAGAAGAACTTTATCCACAG AGATCTTGCTGCCCGAAACTGCCTGGTAGGGGAGAACCACTTGGTGAAGGTGGCTGACTTCGGCCTGAGCAGGCTAATGACCGGGGATACCTATACCGCCCATGCCGGGGCCAAGTTCCCGATCAAGTGGACAGCGCCAGAAAGCCTGGCCTACAACAAGTTCTCCATCAAGTCCGACGTCTGGG CTTTTGGAGTATTACTTTGGGAAATTGCCACCTACGGCATGTCACCTTACCCAGGAATTGACCTGTCCCAGGTGTATGAGCTGCTGGAGAAGGACTACCGCATGGAGCGCCCGGAAGGCTGCCCGGAGAAGGTCCACGGACTCATGCGAGCGT GTTGGCAGTGGAATCCCTCCGACCGGCCTTCCTTTGCTGAAATCCACCAAGCCTTTGAGACGATGTTCCAGGAATCCAGCATATCAGATG AAGTGGAAAAGGAACTGGGGAAGAAAGGTGTGCGAGGGGTTGCGAGTACTTTGCTGCAGGCCCCGGAGCTGCCCACCAAGACCAGAACCTCCAGGAGAGCTGCGGAACACAAAGACCCCACTGAGGTGCCTGAGACGCCCCACTCCAAGGGCCCGGGAGAGACCG AGCCTCTGGACCACGAGCCTCCTGTGTCTCCACTGCTCCCTCGAAAAGAACGAGGTCCCCAGGATGGCGGCCTCAATGAAGATGAGCGCCTTCTCCCCAAAGACAAAAAGACCAACTTGTTCAGTGCCTTgatcaagaagaagaagaaaacagcccCAACCCCCCCGAAACGCAGCAGCTCCTTCCGGGAGATGGACGGCCAGCCCGAGCGCAAGGCGAACAGTGAGGAAGAGGGCCGAGAAACCAGCAATGGGGCGCCAGTCCTCACACCCTCGGACACCGCCGAGCCAGCCAAGTCCCCAAAACCCAGCAGCAGAGCTGGCGTCCCCAACGGAGCCTTCCGGGAGTCAGGAGGTGCAGGCTTCCGGTCTCCCCACCTGTGGAAAAAGTCCAGTACACTGACGAGCGGCCGCCTGGCAGCCAGCGAGGAGGAGAGCGGCAGCAGCGCCAGCAAGCGCTTCCTCAGgtcctgctctgcctcctgcGTGCCCCACGGGGCCAAGGACACAGAGTGGAGGTCTGTCACACTGCCACGCGATCTGCAGTCCACGGGGAGGCAGTTCGACTCGTCCACATTTGGAGGGCACAAAAGCGAGAAGCCAGCTCTGCCTCGGAAGCGGGCAAGTGAGAACAGGTCCGACCAGGTGACCAGAGGCACGGTGACTCCCCCACCCAGGCTGGTGAAGAAGACCGAGGACGCAGCGGATGAGGTCTTCCGAGACGCCGGGGAGGCCAGCCCGGGCTCCAGCCCGCCCAGTTTGACTCCAAAACTCCTCCGCAGGCAGATCGCGGGGGCCCCTTCCTCCGGCCTTCCTCACAAGGACGAGATCGGGAAGTCCGGTGCCTTGGGGACCCTTGTCGCAGCTGAGCCGGTGCCTGCCACCAGCCGAGCAGGGCCAGGAGCATCTGGGGGGGCCGGCAAAGCCCCCACTGAGGAGCCCAGAGCGAGGAGGCACAAGCCCTCTTCCGAGTCCCCAGGGAGAGACAAGGGGAAGCTGTCCAAGCTCAAGCCCGTCCCGCCGCCCCCGCCACCGGCCTCCGCTGGGAAAGCCGGGAAGCCCTCTCAGAGCCAGAGCCAGGAAGCAGCGGGGGAGGCCGGCGCTGGTGGGAAAGCCAAAGCCGCGGCCATGGTTGTGGATGCTGTGAACAGTGACACCGTCAAGCCCGGGCCACTGGGAGAAGGCGTCAAAAAGCCTGGGCTTCCGTCCATGCCAAAGCCACAGTCGTCCAGCAAGCCGGCAGGGACCCCAACCAGCCCAGCTCCCGCCCCCTCCGCCTCGCCATCAGCATCTTCTGCCCTGGCCGGAGACCAGCCGGCCTCCACTGCCTTCATCCCGCTCGTATCGACCCGTGTGTCTCTTCGGAAAACCCGCCAGCCTCCAGAGCGGATCGCCAGTGGCACCATCACCAAGGGCGTGGTCCTGGACGGCACGGAGGCTCTGTGCCTGGCCATCTCCAAGAACTCTGAGCAGATGGCCAGCCATAGCGCCGTGCTCGAAGCCGGCAAGAACCTCTACACGTTTTGCGTGAGCTATGTGGATTCCATCCAGCAAATGAGGAACAAGTTTGCCTTCCGCGAGGCCATCAACAAACTGGAGAATAATCTCCGGGAGCTTCAGATCTGCCCGGCGACAGCAGGCAGCGGCCCGGCGGCCACTCAGGACTTCAGCAAACTCCTCAGCTCCGTGAAAGAGATCAGTGACATCGTACAGAGGTAG
- the ABL1 gene encoding tyrosine-protein kinase ABL1 isoform X3, translating into MGQQPGKVVGDQRRPSLPALHFIKGAGKKESSRHGGPHCNVFVEHEALQRPVASDFEPQGLSEAARWNSKENLLAGPSENDPNLFVALYDFVASGDNTLSITKGEKLRVLGYNHNGEWCEAQTKNGQGWVPSNYITPVNSLEKHSWYHGPVSRNAAEYLLSSGINGSFLVRESESSPGQRSISLRYEGRVYHYRINTASDGKLYVSSESRFNALAELVHHHSTVADGLITTLHYPAPKRNKPTIYGVSPNYDKWEMERTDITMKHKLGGGQYGEVYEGVWKKYSLTVAVKTLKEDTMEVEEFLKEAAVMKEIKHPNLVQLLGVCTREPPFYIITEFMTYGNLLDYLRECNRQEVNAVVLLYMATQISSAMEYLEKKNFIHRDLAARNCLVGENHLVKVADFGLSRLMTGDTYTAHAGAKFPIKWTAPESLAYNKFSIKSDVWAFGVLLWEIATYGMSPYPGIDLSQVYELLEKDYRMERPEGCPEKVHGLMRACWQWNPSDRPSFAEIHQAFETMFQESSISDDEDPGMCSVPIRLSQ; encoded by the exons AAGCCCTTCAGAGGCCAGTAGCATCTGACTTTGAGCCCCAAGGTCTCAGCGAAGCAGCTCGATGGAACTCCAAGGAAAACCTTCTTGCTGGCCCCAGTGAAAATGACCCAAACCTTTTCGTTGCACTGTATGATTTTGTGGCCAGTGGGGACAACACCCTAAGTATAACTAAAG GTGAGAAGCTCCGGGTTTTAGGCTACAATCACAATGGGGAGTGGTGTGAAGCCCAAACCAAAAATGGCCAAGGGTGGGTCCCAAGCAACTACATCACACCAGTCAACAGTCTGGAGAAACATTCCTGGTACCACGGGCCCGTGTCCCGCAACGCAGCTGAGTACCTGCTGAGCAGCGGGATCAACGGCAGCTTCTTGGTCCGGGAGAGCGAGAGCAGTCCTGGCCAGAGGTCCATCTCGCTGAGATACGAAGGGAGGGTGTACCACTACAGAATCAACACTGCTTCCGATGGCAAG CTCTACGTCTCCTCAGAGAGCCGCTTCAACGCTTTGGCTGAGTTGGTTCATCATCACTCGACTGTGGCCGACGGGCTCATCACCACTCTCCATTACCCGGCCCCCAAGCGCAATAAGCCCACCATCTACGGCGTGTCCCCCAACTACGACAAGTGGGAGATGGAGCGCACGGACATCACCATGAAGCACAAGCTGGGCGGAGGCCAGTACGGGGAGGTGTACGAAGGCGTGTGGAAGAAATACAGCCTGACGGTGGCCGTGAAGACCTTGAAG GAGGACACCATGGAGGTGGAGGAGTTCTTGAAAGAAGCTGCAGTGATGAAAGAGATCAAGCACCCCAATCTGGTGCAGTTGCTCG GGGTCTGCACCCGGGAGCCCCCATTCTACATAATCACTGAGTTCATGACCTACGGGAACCTGCTGGATTACCTGAGGGAGTGTAACCGGCAGGAGGTGAATGCCGTGGTGCTGCTCTACATGGCCACCCAGATCTCGTCAGCCATGGAGTACCTGGAGAAGAAGAACTTTATCCACAG AGATCTTGCTGCCCGAAACTGCCTGGTAGGGGAGAACCACTTGGTGAAGGTGGCTGACTTCGGCCTGAGCAGGCTAATGACCGGGGATACCTATACCGCCCATGCCGGGGCCAAGTTCCCGATCAAGTGGACAGCGCCAGAAAGCCTGGCCTACAACAAGTTCTCCATCAAGTCCGACGTCTGGG CTTTTGGAGTATTACTTTGGGAAATTGCCACCTACGGCATGTCACCTTACCCAGGAATTGACCTGTCCCAGGTGTATGAGCTGCTGGAGAAGGACTACCGCATGGAGCGCCCGGAAGGCTGCCCGGAGAAGGTCCACGGACTCATGCGAGCGT GTTGGCAGTGGAATCCCTCCGACCGGCCTTCCTTTGCTGAAATCCACCAAGCCTTTGAGACGATGTTCCAGGAATCCAGCATATCAGATG ACGAAGACCCTGGGATGTGTTCTGTCCCCATCAGACTGTCACAATAG